From the genome of Suricata suricatta isolate VVHF042 chromosome 3, meerkat_22Aug2017_6uvM2_HiC, whole genome shotgun sequence, one region includes:
- the LOC115288526 gene encoding SLAM family member 9-like isoform X2, with amino-acid sequence MEARPEAPRLCWAPWLLGFTSLLLSAFSTVVRSPGAHGSDVEDSGSRVSLKGIQGGSVVFHVIRRPDVPPEAELEKVSWAVKNKTNYVVLLRISPGVDGPEWVNFRDRLEKRVHVLNTTTLRMDKLTLEDSGWYRARSCFTSGIEISQYFHLSVYEPVARPQMLAEILTVTPDWCNVTLECHPTGTTGAVTVSWESKGLPRELKQTGAPGPAPTPWTLALHLPLSRPSPSVTCVVSNPVGQESATRDLGEVCGHAVAGSSVHMAGIGGTTSRTGDASHIVYTEVRSPGQVVSKI; translated from the exons GCGCCTTCAGCACTGtggtcaggagccctggggcccaTGGGTCTGACGTGGAGGATTCTGGAAGCCGAGTTTCCCTGAAGGGGATTCAAGGAGGCTCTGTGGTGTTTCATGTGATCAGACGACCAGACGTCCCTCCTGAAGCCGAGCTGGAGAAGGTCTCTTGGGCCGTTAAGAACAAGACAAACTACGTGGTCCTCCTGCGCATCTCTCCTGGGGTAGATGGTCCAGAATGGGTCAACTTCCGGGACAGGTTGGAGAAGAGGGTCCATGTGCTCAACACGACGACCCTGAGGATGGACAAGCTGACCCTGGAGGACAGTGGGTGGTACCGGGCTCGATCCTGCTTCACCTCAGGGATAGAAATTTCCCAGTATTTCCACCTCAGTGTGTACG AGCCCGTGGCCCGTCCCCAGATGCTGGCCGAGATTCTGACTGTCACACCAGACTGGTGCAACGTCACCCTGGAGTGCCACCCCACGGGAACCACGGGGGCTGTGACTGTGTCCTGGGAGAGCAAGGGCCTCCCCAGGGAGCTGAAGCAGACGGGGGCCCCGGGtccggcccccaccccctggaccctggctctgcacctgcccctgAGCCGGCCTAGCCCTAGCGTCACCTGTGTGGTCAGCAACCCGGTGGGCCAGGAAAGTGCCACCCGGGACCTCGGGGAGGTCTGTGGCCACG ctgTGGCAGGATCCTCTGTCCACATGGCAGGGATCGGAGGAACCACATCCAGGACAGGAGACGCCTCTCATATTGTCTACACTGAGGTCCGCTCGCCAGGCCAGGTCGTGTCGAAGATTTAA
- the LOC115288526 gene encoding SLAM family member 9-like isoform X1 — protein sequence MEARPEAPRLCWAPWLLGFTSLLLSAFSTVVRSPGAHGSDVEDSGSRVSLKGIQGGSVVFHVIRRPDVPPEAELEKVSWAVKNKTNYVVLLRISPGVDGPEWVNFRDRLEKRVHVLNTTTLRMDKLTLEDSGWYRARSCFTSGIEISQYFHLSVYEPVARPQMLAEILTVTPDWCNVTLECHPTGTTGAVTVSWESKGLPRELKQTGAPGPAPTPWTLALHLPLSRPSPSVTCVVSNPVGQESATRDLGEVCGHVSEGETGPRGQAGACLLRLLLGVLGVLLLVLGAGLYLWCPRGERKHVEPGRAVAGSSVHMAGIGGTTSRTGDASHIVYTEVRSPGQVVSKI from the exons GCGCCTTCAGCACTGtggtcaggagccctggggcccaTGGGTCTGACGTGGAGGATTCTGGAAGCCGAGTTTCCCTGAAGGGGATTCAAGGAGGCTCTGTGGTGTTTCATGTGATCAGACGACCAGACGTCCCTCCTGAAGCCGAGCTGGAGAAGGTCTCTTGGGCCGTTAAGAACAAGACAAACTACGTGGTCCTCCTGCGCATCTCTCCTGGGGTAGATGGTCCAGAATGGGTCAACTTCCGGGACAGGTTGGAGAAGAGGGTCCATGTGCTCAACACGACGACCCTGAGGATGGACAAGCTGACCCTGGAGGACAGTGGGTGGTACCGGGCTCGATCCTGCTTCACCTCAGGGATAGAAATTTCCCAGTATTTCCACCTCAGTGTGTACG AGCCCGTGGCCCGTCCCCAGATGCTGGCCGAGATTCTGACTGTCACACCAGACTGGTGCAACGTCACCCTGGAGTGCCACCCCACGGGAACCACGGGGGCTGTGACTGTGTCCTGGGAGAGCAAGGGCCTCCCCAGGGAGCTGAAGCAGACGGGGGCCCCGGGtccggcccccaccccctggaccctggctctgcacctgcccctgAGCCGGCCTAGCCCTAGCGTCACCTGTGTGGTCAGCAACCCGGTGGGCCAGGAAAGTGCCACCCGGGACCTCGGGGAGGTCTGTGGCCACG TCTCTGAGGGGGAAACAGGTCCACGCGGACAGGCTGGTGCGTGTTTACTGCGACTCCTCCTGGGGGTTCTCGGGGTCTTGCTGCTGGTCCTCGGAGCTGGGCTGTACCTGTGGTGCCCACGTGGGGAGAGGAAGCACGTGGAGCCTGGAAGAG ctgTGGCAGGATCCTCTGTCCACATGGCAGGGATCGGAGGAACCACATCCAGGACAGGAGACGCCTCTCATATTGTCTACACTGAGGTCCGCTCGCCAGGCCAGGTCGTGTCGAAGATTTAA